Proteins encoded in a region of the Chryseobacterium piperi genome:
- a CDS encoding TetR/AcrR family transcriptional regulator — MKQRGQVVIDRILDTADHLFYKQGYNNTGINQIIEEADIAKASLYKHFETKTDLLIAYVRRTHELWFSRLEAYVNKITDPKGKLLALFDYHMERQKVRQFGGCPFIKVNDEAGTSDPRVLAEIQSTKVHSKEFIKTLVENSGHKKVLTDEELAETIYVMLEGSIVTASVFKKTDEIQFAKKIIEKLI; from the coding sequence ATGAAACAGAGAGGACAAGTCGTCATCGACAGGATATTGGATACTGCTGACCACTTATTTTATAAACAGGGTTACAATAACACCGGCATTAATCAGATCATTGAAGAAGCTGATATTGCCAAGGCGTCTTTATATAAGCATTTTGAAACAAAAACAGATTTGTTAATTGCCTATGTTCGACGTACGCATGAGCTGTGGTTTAGCAGATTAGAAGCTTATGTAAATAAAATCACAGATCCTAAAGGTAAACTACTGGCGCTTTTTGATTATCATATGGAACGGCAGAAAGTCCGGCAGTTTGGGGGCTGCCCGTTCATTAAAGTAAATGATGAAGCAGGAACAAGTGATCCTAGAGTTTTGGCTGAAATACAGTCAACAAAGGTTCATAGTAAAGAATTTATTAAGACACTTGTTGAAAATTCAGGTCACAAGAAAGTCTTGACAGATGAAGAGTTGGCTGAAACGATTTATGTTATGCTTGAAGGTTCTATCGTTACGGCTTCCGTATTTAAAAAAACTGACGAAATCCAGTTTGCAAAAAAAATCATTGAGAAACTGATCTAA
- a CDS encoding thiol-activated cytolysin family protein yields the protein MKKLILPITVLVLSTMSVVSCREESIEETQAISKESLTSKGINPVVAVPSKNLNYDEVFVGGKNMSAAQKANATVTLNSDQMVVTTPSKTFIGGLYNSTTLDNLSYVPITYPTKPITVSYSFPSDFVVDVIQKPSLSSMRASVIKAMKNANFSGQQSLSFDYNIKQFSYYNELKIAFGANVNIGSIFSIDISGSNNKVKKTTGIFAKFTQKNFTIDMDIPDNGNIFKNESDLALAASKNPVYINSVTYGRLGIISLESNYSYDETAFALKAALNAKMVNGSLSIDIQSKKILAESELNVYVVGGKGADAVQVVKGYDKFIEFIVNGGQFTVEEPGVPIYFSASHAGDNSVYYTTFTVEK from the coding sequence ATGAAGAAACTTATTCTACCAATTACAGTATTGGTTTTATCAACTATGAGTGTTGTATCTTGTCGTGAAGAATCGATTGAAGAAACTCAAGCCATCTCAAAAGAATCATTAACATCAAAAGGAATTAATCCTGTTGTTGCTGTACCTTCCAAAAACTTAAATTATGATGAAGTATTTGTTGGGGGTAAAAATATGTCAGCTGCTCAGAAAGCAAACGCTACGGTTACTTTAAACAGCGATCAAATGGTAGTAACAACACCTAGCAAAACATTTATTGGTGGGCTTTACAACTCTACCACATTGGATAATCTATCTTATGTTCCTATTACGTATCCTACTAAACCCATTACTGTATCATACTCATTTCCTTCAGATTTCGTAGTGGATGTTATTCAAAAGCCTTCATTATCCAGTATGAGGGCATCTGTGATTAAAGCCATGAAAAATGCTAACTTTAGTGGTCAGCAATCCTTGTCATTTGATTATAATATTAAACAGTTTTCTTATTATAACGAACTTAAAATCGCTTTTGGAGCCAATGTGAATATTGGTAGTATTTTCAGTATTGATATCAGTGGAAGCAACAATAAAGTAAAAAAAACCACTGGGATATTTGCTAAGTTTACACAAAAGAACTTTACCATCGATATGGATATCCCTGATAATGGGAACATTTTCAAGAACGAATCCGATTTAGCTCTTGCTGCTTCCAAAAATCCTGTTTATATCAACTCTGTTACCTATGGAAGGCTTGGAATCATCTCCCTGGAATCTAATTACTCCTATGATGAGACTGCTTTTGCGTTGAAAGCAGCATTAAATGCTAAAATGGTTAACGGTTCATTAAGCATTGATATCCAAAGTAAAAAAATATTGGCAGAATCTGAATTAAATGTTTACGTCGTTGGAGGAAAGGGAGCTGATGCTGTACAGGTTGTAAAAGGTTATGACAAATTTATTGAATTCATTGTAAACGGTGGTCAATTCACTGTTGAAGAACCTGGAGTTCCAATCTATTTCTCAGCATCTCACGCAGGAGACAATTCTGTATATTATACTACGTTCACTGTCGAAAAATAA
- a CDS encoding thiol-activated cytolysin family protein has translation MKKLLYVMAAISLVALESCASDQIKLGDQEQFARSPQQVINITSFGTSPAILSKNKRNIFAKGTTDEDEFTETKQFESSESVVLPHLQMYIFPGSLLKGNSIQNMDFKPISASVKPVTVSLSIPALNKKTAFTMDNPSLSATRQFVQNYIQSADFTQNGTLSYSIEQFTSYDELKVAFGSNVNTRSLFGKNSTSTNIEEGMISKRTGFYVKFYQTSFTLDMDLPNGSLINDSNIDTGGVEPVYVSSIAYGRMGVLSIETNEQTETARKTINESFNKLFVKGESYLTQEEKSFLDGADFNLYLIGGNGVTAAQSFKGFEAFVNHVAKGTFSKSQPGVPIFCTYSYLNDNSPVKTTFKFDIKKPPVYVKMVQENMVTSSRNKNIDLKLYFYSSRSQTNMIAPPSINFTINKVLTTGVKTPPITSNAGWNYTEVTEPIVLQNAGMNTSMSLPNMPLHREQGQCVPRGRFGCEYFASRTESYKYTLTPSSNHTYIVID, from the coding sequence ATGAAAAAACTATTATATGTAATGGCAGCCATCTCTTTGGTTGCTTTAGAGAGTTGTGCCAGTGATCAAATTAAACTAGGTGATCAGGAGCAGTTTGCCCGCTCCCCACAGCAAGTCATTAATATCACATCGTTTGGAACCTCCCCTGCCATACTTTCTAAAAATAAACGCAATATCTTTGCTAAAGGTACTACTGATGAGGACGAATTCACAGAAACGAAACAGTTTGAATCATCAGAATCTGTCGTTTTACCTCATTTACAAATGTATATTTTCCCGGGATCTCTGTTGAAGGGAAATTCTATACAAAATATGGACTTCAAACCGATCAGTGCATCTGTGAAACCGGTTACCGTATCTTTATCCATTCCTGCACTGAATAAAAAAACGGCGTTTACGATGGATAATCCATCCTTATCTGCAACAAGACAGTTTGTTCAAAATTATATTCAATCTGCAGATTTTACACAAAACGGAACACTAAGTTACAGTATTGAGCAATTTACGTCTTATGACGAGCTTAAAGTAGCTTTTGGGTCTAATGTAAATACAAGATCTTTGTTTGGAAAAAATTCAACATCTACGAATATTGAAGAAGGAATGATTTCTAAAAGGACCGGATTCTATGTGAAATTTTACCAGACTTCCTTTACCTTAGATATGGATCTTCCGAATGGTTCATTAATTAATGATTCCAACATTGATACAGGTGGTGTTGAGCCTGTATATGTAAGCTCCATTGCTTATGGAAGAATGGGAGTATTATCTATTGAAACCAACGAGCAGACTGAGACCGCAAGAAAAACCATCAACGAAAGCTTTAATAAACTCTTTGTAAAAGGGGAAAGCTATCTGACTCAGGAAGAAAAATCATTTTTAGACGGAGCAGATTTTAATCTTTATTTAATTGGAGGTAACGGAGTTACTGCAGCACAATCATTTAAAGGATTTGAGGCCTTTGTTAATCATGTTGCCAAAGGAACCTTCTCAAAAAGCCAGCCGGGAGTCCCTATTTTTTGTACTTATTCTTATTTAAATGATAATTCACCAGTTAAAACAACATTTAAATTTGACATCAAAAAACCGCCGGTATATGTAAAAATGGTTCAGGAAAATATGGTAACCAGCAGCCGTAACAAGAATATCGACCTGAAACTTTATTTCTATTCAAGCCGAAGCCAGACCAATATGATTGCACCTCCAAGTATTAATTTCACTATTAATAAAGTTCTTACTACAGGAGTAAAAACCCCTCCGATTACAAGTAACGCCGGCTGGAACTATACTGAAGTAACCGAACCTATAGTTCTCCAAAATGCAGGAATGAATACCAGTATGAGTCTCCCAAACATGCCGTTACACCGGGAGCAGGGACAATGTGTTCCAAGGGGAAGATTCGGATGTGAATATTTTGCAAGCCGTACAGAATCCTATAAATATACACTCACACCGAGCAGTAACCATACGTACATCGTTATTGATTAA
- a CDS encoding MFS transporter, producing MKDVKNKWLELIIVLAAPLLSVIDVFIINVAIPTIKKGVHATDGEMQFVIAGYLLGYAAFLITGGRAGDHFGRKKVFFWGMFAFTVASCLCGLSQSAFQLNVTRIFQGLSASFMVPQTIAFIQVLFTDTKERAKAFGLYGITLGTAAAIGQMLGGYLSDTHWLIDGWRLVFFINLPIGVITLWATHKYLTETPKHETTKFDYTGIVILTLALFSLIYPLIQGRESGWPLWSFVLLILSVILFIFFIYNQKIKLSKNGNPLIDVRLFKIKDFNIGLVAVLFHFMLHTAYLLLSAVYLQNGLGVSALDSGLYFIIPGILFILSSLMASRLIVIFGKRILQVGVVILFIAFYLQMTLWKPGINTWLIIGLMGVWGFGNGLVLPSLLNIALKNVPSQYAGAAAGIYSTFQQTASALGVSIIGGVFFYFSKDGWQTAYHFGVICLLICVVIVGLMLQLLPGTKSVSETIIKT from the coding sequence ATGAAAGATGTAAAAAATAAGTGGCTGGAGCTGATCATTGTATTGGCTGCGCCTTTGCTTTCTGTAATTGACGTATTCATCATCAATGTTGCCATACCTACCATTAAAAAAGGAGTTCATGCGACCGATGGCGAAATGCAGTTCGTGATTGCAGGATACTTGCTTGGTTATGCAGCTTTTCTTATAACAGGAGGTAGGGCAGGAGATCATTTCGGAAGGAAAAAAGTTTTCTTTTGGGGAATGTTTGCGTTTACCGTTGCCTCATGTTTATGCGGCCTCTCTCAATCAGCTTTTCAACTGAATGTGACAAGGATTTTTCAGGGACTTAGCGCGTCATTTATGGTTCCACAAACCATTGCTTTCATACAAGTGCTTTTTACCGATACCAAAGAACGTGCAAAAGCCTTTGGCTTGTATGGGATTACACTTGGAACTGCTGCGGCCATCGGACAAATGTTAGGAGGGTATTTATCAGACACTCATTGGTTGATAGATGGTTGGCGATTGGTGTTTTTTATCAATCTTCCAATTGGGGTTATAACACTTTGGGCAACGCATAAATATCTCACTGAAACACCCAAACATGAGACTACAAAATTTGACTATACAGGAATAGTAATTCTAACTTTGGCATTATTCTCACTTATTTATCCTCTGATACAGGGACGTGAGTCGGGTTGGCCATTGTGGAGCTTTGTTTTGCTGATCCTATCTGTTATTCTCTTTATCTTTTTTATTTACAATCAAAAAATTAAACTTTCCAAAAACGGGAATCCTTTAATTGATGTCAGATTATTTAAAATAAAAGATTTCAATATCGGATTGGTTGCCGTATTGTTCCATTTTATGCTGCATACGGCATATCTCTTACTCAGTGCGGTTTATTTACAAAATGGATTGGGTGTTTCAGCTCTGGATAGCGGATTGTACTTTATTATCCCGGGAATTTTATTTATATTATCTTCTTTAATGGCGTCCAGACTGATCGTTATATTCGGAAAAAGAATATTACAAGTAGGAGTTGTTATTCTATTTATTGCATTTTATCTTCAAATGACACTCTGGAAACCAGGAATCAATACCTGGCTGATTATTGGATTAATGGGTGTCTGGGGATTCGGAAACGGACTTGTTCTCCCTTCATTACTAAATATCGCTCTCAAAAATGTACCGTCTCAATATGCTGGTGCGGCTGCGGGAATCTATTCAACTTTTCAGCAGACGGCATCTGCATTGGGAGTAAGTATAATCGGAGGTGTATTTTTTTACTTTTCAAAAGATGGCTGGCAGACGGCTTATCATTTTGGAGTCATTTGCCTGTTGATTTGTGTTGTAATTGTAGGGCTTATGCTACAATTGCTCCCCGGCACAAAATCAGTAAGCGAAACAATAATCAAAACTTAA